One region of Streptomyces davaonensis JCM 4913 genomic DNA includes:
- a CDS encoding NAD(P)-dependent alcohol dehydrogenase encodes MPTPTRAAVVESGGAPFALDDIVLADPGPHEAVVRMVAAGLCHTDLSVAGGGLPFPLPGVLGHEGAGIVEAVGSAVTGVAPGDHVVLSFTSCGQCRDCRAGHPAYCATWLPLNLIGGRRADGTGTLSRDGATLGGHFFGQSSFAERALADERSLVKVDPEVPLESLAPLGCGVLTGVGAVWNVLRPTTGATLVVLGAGAVGLSAVMAAALTPADTVIAVDRVPERLALAKELGATHTVNPAEEDLLQALRDRTGGRGVDGVVETTGNVGVLRQGVDALAARGTLVVVGAPPFGTEVALDVNGLLGGKRVVGLTLGDAETQTAIPALVRLVKQGRLPLHRLITHYPFADIDQAVRDMGAGKAVKPVLVF; translated from the coding sequence ATGCCCACTCCCACCCGCGCCGCCGTCGTCGAGTCCGGCGGGGCGCCCTTCGCCCTGGATGACATCGTCCTGGCCGACCCGGGACCGCACGAGGCCGTCGTCCGGATGGTCGCGGCCGGCCTGTGCCACACCGACCTGTCCGTGGCGGGCGGCGGACTGCCCTTCCCGCTGCCCGGAGTCCTCGGCCACGAGGGCGCCGGAATAGTCGAGGCCGTAGGCTCGGCCGTCACGGGCGTCGCGCCCGGCGACCACGTCGTACTGTCCTTCACCTCCTGCGGCCAGTGCCGGGACTGCCGCGCGGGCCACCCGGCGTACTGCGCGACCTGGCTCCCGCTGAACCTCATCGGCGGCCGCCGCGCCGACGGCACCGGCACCCTCAGCCGGGACGGCGCAACCCTCGGCGGACACTTCTTCGGCCAGTCCTCCTTCGCCGAGCGGGCGTTGGCCGACGAGCGCAGCCTCGTCAAGGTCGACCCCGAGGTGCCACTGGAGTCCCTCGCCCCGCTGGGCTGCGGAGTGCTGACCGGAGTCGGCGCCGTGTGGAACGTCCTGAGACCGACGACCGGCGCCACCCTCGTCGTCCTCGGCGCGGGAGCCGTCGGACTCTCCGCCGTCATGGCCGCCGCGCTCACCCCGGCCGACACCGTCATCGCCGTCGACCGGGTCCCCGAACGCCTCGCACTGGCAAAGGAGTTGGGTGCCACCCACACGGTCAACCCGGCCGAGGAGGACCTCTTGCAGGCCCTGCGCGACCGCACCGGGGGCCGGGGCGTCGACGGCGTGGTCGAGACGACGGGCAACGTCGGGGTGCTGCGCCAGGGCGTCGACGCGCTTGCCGCACGCGGCACCCTCGTCGTCGTAGGGGCCCCGCCGTTCGGGACCGAAGTCGCCCTGGACGTCAATGGTTTGCTGGGCGGCAAGCGCGTCGTCGGCCTCACCCTGGGCGACGCCGAGACGCAGACCGCCATACCCGCCCTGGTCCGGTTGGTGAAGCAGGGGCGGCTGCCGCTGCACCGCCTGATCACCCACTATCCGTTCGCGGACATCGATCAGGCGGTGCGGGACATGGGCGCGGGCAAGGCCGTCAAGCCCGTGCTGGTGTTCTGA
- a CDS encoding aldehyde dehydrogenase family protein, protein MTAFEIEPGRLFIDGQWREAADGARAEVIDPSRGTAVTTVAQAGPADVDAAVRAARRAHGAWSVLSGRERGRILLRVAELIRRDAEELAALESLDVGKPITLCRAVDVTNAANDYEHYAALAHSLHGANRDTPLNALAYTRREPLGVVAAITPFNFPLILAGSKIAPALAAGNTVVHKPADETPLSALRMARLLAEAGVPDGVVNVVTGTGPVAGEALLRHPGVDKIAFTGSTAIGRHAASVAGQALKPVTMELGGNAAHVVFEDADLDKAVAAVIKGFVFNTGQFCMGGPRLLVARPLYETLLAVLAEAVPGVPVGDPRRPETVVGPMAGERHLRKVEEYVDLARKEGGRVVCGGQRLDLDGGYYYPPTVIADLPNDSRVVQEEIFGPVLTVQPFDTEDEAVALANSTPYGLASGVQTGSLARAHRVAERLRAGIVWINDWAMLDPAVPFGGTKDSGFGREYGPEALAAYTKVKSVVVSLD, encoded by the coding sequence ATGACCGCCTTCGAGATCGAACCCGGGCGGCTGTTCATCGACGGACAGTGGCGCGAGGCCGCCGACGGAGCGCGCGCCGAGGTGATCGACCCCTCCCGGGGCACGGCCGTCACCACCGTCGCGCAGGCCGGGCCCGCCGACGTGGACGCCGCCGTCCGCGCCGCCCGCCGGGCGCACGGCGCCTGGTCCGTCCTCAGCGGCCGGGAACGTGGCCGGATCCTGCTCCGGGTCGCCGAACTGATCCGGCGCGACGCCGAGGAACTCGCCGCACTGGAGAGCCTGGACGTCGGCAAGCCGATCACCCTCTGCCGCGCCGTCGACGTCACCAACGCCGCCAACGACTACGAGCACTACGCCGCCCTCGCCCACTCCCTGCACGGCGCGAACCGCGACACGCCCCTCAACGCCCTCGCCTACACCCGGCGCGAGCCGCTCGGCGTGGTCGCCGCGATCACCCCCTTCAACTTCCCGCTGATCCTTGCCGGTTCGAAGATCGCCCCCGCCCTCGCGGCCGGGAACACGGTCGTGCACAAGCCCGCCGACGAGACCCCGCTCAGCGCCCTGCGCATGGCCCGGCTGCTCGCGGAGGCGGGCGTCCCGGACGGCGTGGTCAACGTCGTCACCGGCACCGGCCCGGTGGCCGGAGAGGCGCTGCTGCGCCACCCCGGCGTCGACAAGATCGCGTTCACCGGTTCCACGGCCATCGGCCGGCACGCCGCGAGCGTCGCCGGACAGGCCCTCAAGCCCGTCACCATGGAACTCGGCGGCAACGCCGCCCATGTGGTCTTCGAGGACGCCGACCTGGACAAGGCGGTCGCCGCCGTCATCAAGGGATTCGTCTTCAACACCGGCCAGTTCTGCATGGGCGGCCCCCGACTGCTGGTCGCCCGACCGCTCTACGAGACCCTGCTGGCCGTCCTCGCCGAAGCGGTGCCCGGCGTGCCGGTCGGCGACCCGCGCCGGCCCGAGACCGTCGTCGGCCCGATGGCGGGGGAGAGGCACCTGCGCAAGGTCGAGGAGTACGTCGACCTGGCCCGCAAGGAGGGCGGACGCGTCGTCTGCGGCGGTCAGCGGCTCGACCTGGACGGCGGCTACTACTACCCGCCCACCGTGATCGCCGACCTGCCCAACGACTCCCGGGTCGTCCAGGAGGAGATCTTCGGCCCCGTCCTCACGGTGCAGCCCTTCGACACCGAGGACGAGGCGGTCGCGCTCGCCAACTCCACGCCGTACGGCCTGGCTTCGGGCGTGCAGACCGGCAGCCTCGCGCGCGCCCACCGGGTCGCCGAGCGGCTGCGGGCGGGCATCGTCTGGATCAACGACTGGGCCATGCTCGACCCCGCCGTGCCCTTCGGCGGGACCAAGGACTCCGGGTTCGGCCGGGAGTACGGCCCCGAGGCGCTCGCCGCCTACACCAAGGTCAAGTCCGTCGTCGTCTCGCTCGACTGA
- a CDS encoding MarR family winged helix-turn-helix transcriptional regulator, with amino-acid sequence MTATHPAKALPSLLYMVKQVELVVRSRLDELVKPSGITALQYTALTVLGRHDGLSAAQLARDSFVTAQSIADLLRSLESRGLVRRERNPRNRRELLILLTDEARELLARHEGPVRELEERMVRELTAHQAEQFRQALSKAWQALS; translated from the coding sequence ATGACCGCGACCCACCCCGCCAAGGCACTCCCCTCGCTGCTCTACATGGTCAAGCAGGTGGAGCTCGTGGTGCGCTCACGCCTGGACGAGCTGGTCAAGCCCTCGGGGATCACCGCACTCCAGTACACGGCGCTGACCGTCCTGGGGCGGCACGACGGACTCTCGGCGGCCCAGCTGGCCCGCGACTCCTTCGTCACCGCCCAGTCCATCGCCGATCTCCTGCGGTCGCTGGAGAGCCGCGGACTGGTCCGACGGGAGCGCAATCCGCGCAACCGGCGGGAGCTGCTGATCCTGCTGACCGACGAGGCGCGCGAGCTCCTGGCCCGGCACGAGGGTCCGGTGCGGGAGCTGGAGGAGCGGATGGTCCGGGAGCTCACGGCGCACCAGGCCGAGCAGTTCCGGCAGGCCCTGTCGAAGGCCTGGCAGGCACTGTCGTAG
- a CDS encoding anti-sigma factor antagonist (This anti-anti-sigma factor, or anti-sigma factor antagonist, belongs to a family that includes characterized members SpoIIAA, RsbV, RsfA, and RsfB.), which translates to MQQESPPLTHHLRVHQDRGHTVLELHGEIDIAAAVELLPWLDRVTAHSHPRIVIDLRPVEFFDCSGLRLLHRVRARVLDQGGELRLVCAHPLTLRVLRVTGLARLLPPHPTLDAALGQPEATSGPV; encoded by the coding sequence GTGCAGCAGGAATCTCCGCCGCTCACCCACCACTTGCGGGTCCACCAGGACCGGGGCCACACCGTCCTGGAGCTCCACGGCGAGATCGACATCGCCGCCGCCGTCGAACTCCTCCCCTGGCTGGACCGGGTGACGGCGCATTCGCACCCGAGGATCGTGATCGACCTCAGGCCGGTGGAGTTCTTCGACTGCTCCGGGCTGCGGCTGCTGCACCGGGTGCGCGCACGGGTCCTGGACCAGGGCGGAGAGCTCCGTCTGGTCTGCGCCCATCCGCTCACCCTGCGCGTGCTGCGGGTGACCGGTCTGGCGAGGCTGCTGCCCCCGCATCCGACGCTGGACGCGGCCCTGGGCCAGCCCGAGGCCACGTCCGGCCCGGTGTGA
- the tuf gene encoding elongation factor Tu, translating into MAKAKFQRTKPHVNIGTIGHIDHGKTTLTAAITKVLHDRYPDLNPYTPFDQIDKAPEERQRGITISIAHVEYQTEHRHYAHVDCPGHADYIKNMITGAAQMDGAILVVAATDGPMPQTKEHVLLARQVGVPYIVVALNKTDMVDDEEILELVELEVRELLTEYEFPGDDVPVVKVSALKALEGDEQWTQSVLDLLDAVDSAVPEPQRDVDKPFLMPIEDVFTITGRGTVVTGRIERGVLHVHSEVEIIGIHEQKTKTTVTGVEMFRKLLDEGRAGENVGLLLRGVKREDVERGQVVIKPGSVTPHKEFEARAYILSKDEGGRHTPFFDNYRPQFYFRTTDVTGVVTLPKGTDMVMPGDNTTMTVQLIQPIAMEEGLKFAIREGGRTVGAGQVTRIVK; encoded by the coding sequence GTGGCGAAGGCGAAGTTCCAACGGACCAAGCCGCACGTGAACATCGGCACCATCGGTCATATCGACCACGGCAAGACCACGCTCACCGCGGCCATCACCAAGGTGCTGCACGACCGCTACCCCGACCTCAACCCCTACACGCCGTTCGACCAGATCGACAAGGCGCCCGAGGAGCGGCAGCGCGGGATCACCATCTCCATCGCCCACGTCGAGTACCAGACGGAACACCGGCACTACGCCCACGTCGACTGCCCCGGCCACGCCGACTACATCAAGAACATGATCACCGGCGCGGCCCAGATGGACGGCGCGATCCTCGTCGTCGCGGCCACCGACGGGCCCATGCCGCAGACCAAGGAACATGTGCTGCTCGCCCGCCAGGTGGGCGTGCCGTACATCGTCGTCGCGCTCAACAAGACCGACATGGTCGACGACGAGGAGATCCTTGAACTGGTCGAGCTGGAGGTGCGCGAGCTGCTCACCGAGTACGAGTTCCCGGGCGACGACGTGCCGGTGGTGAAGGTCTCCGCGCTCAAGGCCCTGGAGGGCGACGAGCAGTGGACGCAGTCGGTGCTGGATCTGCTGGACGCGGTGGACTCGGCGGTGCCGGAACCCCAGCGGGACGTGGACAAGCCGTTCCTGATGCCGATCGAGGACGTCTTCACCATCACCGGCCGGGGCACCGTCGTCACCGGCCGGATCGAGCGCGGCGTCCTGCACGTGCACAGCGAGGTCGAGATCATCGGCATCCACGAGCAGAAGACGAAGACGACCGTCACCGGCGTGGAGATGTTCCGCAAGCTGCTCGACGAGGGCCGGGCCGGGGAGAACGTCGGACTGCTGCTGCGTGGGGTCAAGCGGGAGGACGTGGAGCGCGGGCAGGTCGTCATCAAGCCCGGATCGGTCACCCCGCACAAGGAGTTCGAGGCGCGGGCGTACATCCTGTCCAAGGACGAGGGCGGCCGGCACACGCCGTTCTTCGACAACTACCGCCCCCAGTTCTACTTCCGCACCACCGACGTCACCGGAGTGGTCACCCTGCCCAAGGGCACCGACATGGTCATGCCCGGCGACAACACCACGATGACCGTCCAGCTGATCCAGCCGATCGCGATGGAGGAGGGGCTGAAGTTCGCGATCCGCGAGGGCGGGCGGACGGTCGGCGCCGGGCAGGTCACGAGGATCGTGAAGTAA
- a CDS encoding ribose-phosphate diphosphokinase produces the protein MRERDIAVFSGSAHPELAAELCAHLGVPLSPTRVSRFANDCLEVQLQANCRERDVFLVQPLVAPVQEHLVELLLMCDAARGASAGRITVVMPHYSYARSDKKDQPRISLGGRLVADLMVAAGASRVLAMTLHSPQVHGFFSVPVDHLHALRELATHFRRYDLSRTTVVSPDLGNAKEAAAFARMLGAQVAAGAKQRFADDRVSINSVIGEVAGRDVIVLDDEIAKGSTVLELLDRLRELGPRSIRVACTHGLFTSGALKRIGEQPDVLEIVCTNTVPVPEEERTDKLRVLTVAPQLAEAVRRIHNGESVSALFDAPRSE, from the coding sequence GTGCGAGAGCGAGACATCGCCGTGTTCAGCGGTAGTGCCCACCCCGAACTGGCCGCGGAGCTCTGCGCGCATCTGGGCGTACCGCTCAGCCCCACCCGGGTCAGCCGGTTCGCCAACGACTGTCTGGAGGTGCAGCTTCAGGCCAATTGCCGGGAGCGGGACGTCTTCCTCGTCCAGCCGCTGGTCGCCCCCGTCCAGGAACACCTCGTCGAGCTGCTGCTGATGTGCGACGCGGCCCGCGGGGCCTCCGCCGGGCGGATCACCGTCGTCATGCCGCACTACTCCTACGCCCGCTCCGACAAGAAGGACCAGCCCCGGATCTCCCTCGGCGGACGCCTGGTCGCCGACCTCATGGTGGCGGCGGGCGCGAGCCGGGTGCTCGCCATGACCCTGCACTCGCCCCAGGTGCACGGCTTCTTCTCGGTCCCGGTCGACCATCTGCACGCGCTGCGCGAACTGGCCACCCATTTCCGCCGCTACGACCTGTCCCGCACCACCGTCGTCTCGCCCGACCTCGGCAACGCCAAGGAGGCCGCCGCGTTCGCCCGCATGCTCGGCGCCCAGGTGGCCGCCGGTGCCAAGCAGCGGTTCGCGGACGACCGGGTCAGCATCAACTCCGTCATCGGCGAGGTCGCGGGTCGCGATGTCATCGTCCTGGACGACGAGATCGCCAAGGGCAGCACGGTCCTGGAACTGCTCGACCGGCTGCGGGAGTTGGGTCCTCGCTCGATCCGGGTCGCCTGCACCCACGGCCTGTTCACCTCCGGCGCCCTGAAGCGGATCGGCGAGCAGCCGGACGTCCTGGAGATCGTGTGCACCAACACCGTGCCGGTGCCCGAGGAGGAGCGGACCGACAAGCTGCGGGTGCTCACGGTCGCCCCGCAGCTCGCCGAGGCCGTGCGCCGCATTCACAACGGTGAGTCCGTCAGCGCCCTGTTCGACGCGCCGAGGAGCGAATAG
- a CDS encoding DUF4230 domain-containing protein: MTTPIRRLPRRIPGWAKAVSAVVLVLAVLFAGIGLSVLPGLKDLFGTETHDRSGPALLQSIQDISRYDAASGNFQVVVDLEKDAKYLPDAIRGTRTLYVGAGTVDAYVDLGKVGEDDVRVDKDRTSATLRLPHAALGEPALDPDRSYAVSKQRGLLDRIGDLFSDNPNSEQAVQKLAARHIGAAARESALTERAEGNTTDMLKGLLHSLGFEEVRVSYGAA; this comes from the coding sequence ATGACGACTCCCATCAGGCGCCTCCCCAGGCGCATCCCCGGCTGGGCGAAGGCCGTGAGCGCCGTCGTGCTGGTGCTCGCCGTACTGTTCGCCGGGATCGGACTGAGTGTGCTGCCGGGCCTCAAGGACCTGTTCGGCACGGAGACCCACGACCGCTCGGGCCCCGCGCTGCTCCAGTCCATCCAGGACATCAGCCGCTACGACGCCGCCTCCGGAAATTTCCAGGTCGTGGTGGACCTGGAGAAGGACGCCAAGTACCTGCCCGACGCGATCCGCGGCACCCGCACGCTGTACGTCGGGGCGGGCACCGTGGACGCCTATGTCGACCTCGGCAAGGTCGGCGAGGACGACGTGCGGGTCGACAAGGACCGTACGTCCGCCACGCTGCGACTGCCGCACGCGGCGCTCGGGGAGCCCGCACTGGACCCGGACCGCTCCTACGCCGTGTCCAAGCAGCGCGGACTGCTCGACCGGATCGGCGATCTGTTCTCGGACAACCCCAACAGCGAGCAGGCCGTGCAGAAGCTCGCCGCCCGGCACATCGGCGCCGCCGCGCGGGAGAGCGCCCTGACCGAGCGCGCCGAGGGCAACACCACGGACATGCTCAAGGGCCTGCTGCACTCGCTCGGCTTCGAGGAGGTGAGGGTCAGCTACGGGGCCGCCTGA
- a CDS encoding VanZ family protein, which produces MARAASRPRTAARKSAPPKKPAKASRSGRPLRVLAQLLAMVCAFALLVAFAVVLARLTLQPSPASEALTHTNLRPGRSLRAYLDQPELRDAVKQIGGNLLLGIPFGVLAPVLAPGARGVLRVLLLTATVMLLVECAQGALVTGRAFDIDDVILNTTGALIGYLLLGRRLGRAVHTS; this is translated from the coding sequence ATGGCCCGCGCAGCCTCACGACCCCGTACGGCGGCTCGCAAGTCCGCGCCGCCGAAGAAGCCCGCGAAGGCGTCCCGGTCCGGCCGCCCGCTCCGGGTGCTGGCCCAGCTCCTGGCGATGGTGTGCGCGTTCGCTCTGCTGGTGGCGTTCGCGGTCGTCCTGGCGAGACTGACCTTGCAGCCCTCCCCCGCCTCGGAGGCCCTGACCCACACCAACCTGCGTCCGGGCCGGTCGCTGCGGGCCTATCTGGACCAGCCCGAGCTGCGGGACGCCGTCAAGCAGATCGGCGGGAACCTGCTGCTGGGCATCCCTTTCGGGGTGCTCGCGCCGGTCCTCGCCCCGGGGGCGCGCGGAGTGCTGCGGGTGCTGTTGCTGACGGCGACCGTGATGCTGCTGGTCGAGTGCGCGCAGGGCGCGCTGGTCACCGGCCGCGCCTTCGACATCGACGACGTCATCCTGAACACGACCGGAGCACTCATCGGATATCTGCTGCTGGGGCGACGCCTGGGGCGGGCGGTGCACACGAGTTAG
- the tgmB gene encoding ATP-grasp ribosomal peptide maturase, which translates to MTVLILTSEEDVTADMVVTRLHATGTPVMRLDPADLPGKAVLSADYAHGDFAGHLSVNGHVLSMGGLRSVWMRRPGEPAAHAAHASPWLTAETRQALYGMLYSAPARWMNHPRDAERARLKPWQMRVAHLSGFAVPPTVFTTSPRLAREFTEEHKDVVVKSASGPPPGEPGVALPTTLIGPDADFSAVAAGPALLQRYVPKRADIRLTCVGAQLFAARKAADPGQVDGRYGDTGHAWEPVPVPGRIAAAVREYVALASLAYAAFDFAEDADGVWWFLECNQGGQFGFVELETGQPISAAVAQWLAHSAADRRVAGRR; encoded by the coding sequence ATGACCGTTCTGATCCTCACGTCCGAGGAGGACGTCACCGCCGACATGGTGGTGACCAGGCTGCACGCGACGGGCACCCCCGTCATGCGCCTGGACCCCGCTGATCTGCCCGGCAAGGCCGTGCTGTCCGCCGACTACGCGCACGGCGACTTCGCCGGCCACCTCTCGGTGAACGGGCACGTGCTCAGCATGGGCGGCCTGCGCTCCGTATGGATGCGCAGGCCTGGCGAGCCGGCGGCCCACGCGGCCCACGCCTCGCCGTGGCTGACCGCCGAGACCCGGCAGGCGCTGTACGGCATGCTCTACTCCGCTCCCGCGCGGTGGATGAACCACCCGCGGGACGCGGAGCGGGCACGCCTGAAGCCCTGGCAGATGCGGGTCGCCCACCTCAGCGGCTTCGCCGTACCGCCGACCGTGTTCACGACCTCGCCGCGGCTGGCGCGGGAGTTCACCGAGGAACACAAGGACGTGGTGGTGAAGTCCGCCTCGGGGCCGCCGCCCGGAGAACCCGGAGTGGCCCTGCCCACGACGCTGATCGGCCCCGACGCGGACTTCTCCGCCGTCGCGGCCGGTCCCGCGCTGCTCCAGCGGTACGTCCCCAAGCGCGCCGACATCCGGCTCACCTGCGTCGGCGCACAGCTCTTCGCCGCACGGAAGGCGGCCGACCCGGGCCAGGTGGACGGCCGCTACGGCGACACCGGGCACGCCTGGGAGCCGGTCCCCGTGCCCGGACGCATCGCCGCCGCGGTGCGCGAGTACGTCGCCCTCGCCTCCCTGGCGTACGCCGCCTTCGACTTCGCCGAGGACGCGGACGGCGTCTGGTGGTTCCTGGAGTGCAACCAGGGCGGCCAGTTCGGCTTCGTCGAACTGGAGACCGGGCAACCGATCTCCGCCGCGGTCGCCCAGTGGCTCGCCCACAGCGCGGCCGACCGCCGGGTCGCGGGGCGGCGCTGA
- the tgmA gene encoding putative ATP-grasp-modified RiPP, with protein sequence MRPFTLNYACPNGPTTMVTPYSFDPARQLNVLPDGRPAVMDRELLLAAGTTTSTAGSQTHFDD encoded by the coding sequence GTGCGACCGTTCACCCTCAACTACGCCTGTCCCAACGGGCCTACGACCATGGTGACGCCGTACAGCTTCGACCCGGCACGTCAGCTGAACGTGCTGCCCGACGGCCGCCCGGCCGTCATGGACCGGGAACTCCTTCTCGCGGCAGGTACCACCACGTCCACCGCGGGTTCCCAGACGCACTTCGACGACTGA
- a CDS encoding sulfite exporter TauE/SafE family protein has product MNPAHLAEMLAVLAAGLAAGAVNAVVGSGTLISFPVLLATGLPPVTATVSNALGLIPGSIGGALGYREELRGRGRRVALWSVGAACGALVGASLLLALPAEVFETVVPVLVGVALVLVAGQPLIRGRLQRRRARKDRPARPDGGPLLLAGLTTASVYGGYFSAAQGIIYVALMGLSLDDELQRLNAVKNVLVAVVNSVAALFFLAAADFDWTAVALLATGSAIGGPVGARLGRRLSPVVLRTLIVTVGSTAILVMVAR; this is encoded by the coding sequence ATGAACCCCGCACACCTCGCGGAGATGCTCGCCGTGCTGGCCGCGGGCCTCGCCGCCGGCGCCGTCAACGCCGTCGTCGGCTCAGGGACCCTGATCTCCTTCCCGGTCCTGCTCGCGACCGGTCTGCCGCCCGTCACCGCCACCGTCTCCAACGCGCTCGGCCTGATCCCCGGCTCGATCGGCGGAGCCCTCGGGTACCGCGAGGAACTGCGCGGCCGGGGTCGCCGGGTCGCCCTGTGGAGCGTCGGTGCCGCGTGCGGCGCGCTCGTCGGCGCCTCGCTGCTGCTGGCACTCCCGGCCGAGGTGTTCGAGACGGTCGTCCCGGTGCTGGTGGGAGTCGCGCTCGTCCTGGTCGCCGGCCAGCCGCTGATCCGCGGGCGGTTGCAGCGCCGCCGGGCCCGCAAGGACCGGCCCGCCCGCCCCGACGGCGGTCCGCTCCTGCTGGCCGGGCTGACCACGGCGAGCGTCTACGGCGGCTACTTCTCCGCCGCCCAGGGCATCATCTACGTCGCCCTGATGGGCCTGTCCCTCGACGACGAACTGCAACGCCTCAACGCCGTCAAGAACGTGCTCGTCGCCGTCGTCAACTCGGTCGCCGCGCTGTTCTTCCTCGCCGCCGCCGACTTCGACTGGACGGCCGTGGCCCTGCTCGCGACGGGTTCCGCCATCGGCGGCCCGGTCGGAGCCCGCCTGGGGCGCCGACTGAGCCCCGTCGTCCTGCGGACCCTCATCGTGACGGTCGGCTCCACGGCCATTCTCGTGATGGTGGCGCGCTGA
- a CDS encoding lectin has protein sequence MPSSRRLRTWLLAALSAALVASAVGPARADVEADAAITAVTFSDTFDGAAGSAVDSSKWQIETGDNVNNHERQYYTAGNRNAALDGQGHLVITARRENPANYQCWYGTCQYTSARLNTSGKFTAQYGHVEARMKVPRGQGMWPAFWMLGTPVNWPDSGEIDIMENVGFEPSTVHGTLHGPGYSGSGGIGAGYTLPNGQAFADAFHTFAVDWAPDSITWSVDGNVYQRRTPADLGGRQWVFNKPFFLILNLAVGGYWPGDPDGSTVFPQQLVVDHVSVTTADSPTGGAPIRGLAGKCVDVAGANPANGTPVQLYDCNGTAAQRWTVGSDGTIRALGKCLDVTGNGTADGSTVQLWDCTGGPNQRWTVTAARDIVNPQADKCLDVTGNNSANGTRLQIWSCTGGANQKWTVG, from the coding sequence GTGCCCTCTTCCCGCAGACTCCGCACCTGGCTGCTGGCCGCGCTGTCGGCCGCCTTGGTCGCCTCCGCCGTGGGCCCCGCGCGGGCCGACGTCGAGGCGGACGCCGCGATCACCGCGGTGACGTTCTCGGACACCTTCGACGGGGCCGCCGGTTCGGCGGTCGACTCCTCGAAGTGGCAGATCGAGACCGGCGACAACGTCAACAACCACGAGCGGCAGTACTACACGGCGGGCAACCGCAACGCGGCCCTCGACGGCCAGGGCCATCTGGTCATCACGGCCCGGCGGGAGAATCCGGCCAACTACCAGTGCTGGTACGGGACCTGCCAGTACACCTCGGCCCGGCTGAACACCTCGGGGAAGTTCACCGCGCAGTACGGACACGTCGAGGCCCGGATGAAGGTCCCGCGCGGGCAGGGCATGTGGCCGGCGTTCTGGATGCTCGGCACACCGGTCAACTGGCCCGACTCGGGCGAGATCGACATCATGGAGAACGTCGGTTTCGAGCCGTCCACCGTGCACGGCACCCTCCACGGCCCCGGCTACTCGGGCTCGGGCGGCATCGGTGCCGGCTACACCCTCCCGAACGGCCAGGCCTTCGCGGACGCCTTCCACACCTTCGCCGTGGACTGGGCCCCGGACTCGATCACCTGGTCCGTCGACGGCAACGTCTACCAGCGGCGCACGCCCGCCGACCTCGGCGGCCGGCAGTGGGTCTTCAACAAGCCGTTCTTCCTGATCCTGAACCTCGCGGTCGGCGGCTACTGGCCCGGCGACCCGGACGGCTCCACCGTCTTCCCGCAGCAGCTGGTGGTGGACCACGTCTCGGTGACCACGGCCGACTCACCCACCGGGGGCGCCCCGATCAGGGGCCTGGCCGGAAAGTGCGTGGACGTCGCCGGGGCGAACCCGGCCAACGGCACTCCCGTGCAGCTCTACGACTGCAACGGCACCGCCGCCCAGCGCTGGACGGTCGGCTCGGACGGCACGATCCGTGCGCTCGGCAAGTGTCTGGACGTGACCGGAAACGGCACCGCCGACGGCTCGACCGTCCAGCTGTGGGACTGCACCGGCGGGCCCAACCAGCGCTGGACCGTCACCGCGGCGCGCGACATCGTCAATCCCCAGGCGGACAAGTGCCTGGACGTGACCGGCAACAACTCGGCCAACGGCACCCGCCTTCAGATCTGGTCCTGCACGGGCGGCGCCAACCAGAAGTGGACGGTCGGCTGA